A section of the Larus michahellis chromosome 1, bLarMic1.1, whole genome shotgun sequence genome encodes:
- the AQP11 gene encoding aquaporin-11: MAGGGLGTSLLLMAGIVVAVGLCRRLTRRRLRSHPRLCTFLLEMFSTFQICACTNELCLLGNAEPKPHTGLTLTYGFTVLHGLTLPGSTCNPCGTLQPMWGGGTSVKMGGLKIGAQFVAAVLARVFMHFLWRLEMAEPHYGVLSQGCGDPMQTTEMQAFCIELLFSVVFQLTVLRVESINPKYRVHLIALLITMLVYAGGNLTGAIFNPALAFSLHPNCFYEKFWSYSLVYWIAPSLGTILVAFIWDEILPRIS, translated from the exons ATGGCTGGCGGTGGGCTCGGGACCTCGCTCCTGCTGATGGCCGGCATCGTGGTGGCGGTGGGGCTGTGCAGGAGACTGACCCGCCGCCGGCTACGCTCCCACCCGCGCCTTTGCACTTTCCTTCTGGAGATGTTTAGCACCTTCCAGATCTGCGCCTGCACCAACGAGCTCTGCCTGCTCGGCAACGCGGAGCCAAAGCCGCACACCGGCCTCACGCTCACCTACGGCTTCACCGTCCTGCACGGCTTGACCCTGCCCGGCAGCACATGCAACCCCTGcggcaccctgcagcccatgtGGGGCGGTGGGACCTCGGTCAAGATGGGTGGACTCAAGATCGGCGCGCAGTTCGTGGCTGCGGTGCTTGCCAGGGTGTTTATGCACTTTCTCTGGAGGCTGGAGATGGCAGAGCCACATTATGGAGTGCTCTCGCAGGGCTGCGGCGACCCCATGCAGACTACAGAGATGCAGGCATTCTGCATCGAACTGCTCTTTTCTGTCGTTTTCCAGCTGACCGTCCTGCGAGTGGAAAGTATTAATCCCAAATACAGAGTCCATTTGATTGCCCTTCTCATCACCATGCTCGTCTATGCag GTGGAAATCTCACGGGAGCAATATTTAACCCAGCACTGGCTTTTTCATTACATCCAAATTGTTTCTATGAGAAATTTTGGAGTTATTCACTAGTATATTGGATAGCACCATCCTTAG GTACAATACTTGTGGCTTTTATATGGGATGAAATCCTTCCTCGGATATCCTGA